ATGTTGGTAAAATGGATAGCACACGGCCTTCATAGACGTATTCTGGCAACACATCGTCACCGATTAAAAGAGAAGTTGCACCTGCAGCTGGAGCATTCTTTAAACAATAATCGTATGACTGTTTGTTACGGAATGCGATGAAAGCAGTACCTCTGGCCAATCCGGTCTCCCTGTCGATCACTGGTAAAGCATATTTAACAggaccaaatttttcaaagtgTTCCGCAAGAGATTCTTCAGTTGCATCGTAGGGCACATTTTTAACAAAAACTGAATATTCTTCTGTCCTGTTCAGAGGTTTTCTAGGAGTttttgcttcttcttcctcttcctcttcctcttcctcttcctcttcattgACTTCTTCGTCTGAAGATAATTCGACTTCGGCATTATCTGACTTATCATCactattttcattttgttcttcagaTTCACTCTCACCTGattcttcagattcagCTTCACTTTCTTGCTCATCTTCTGCCTCTTCTTGTTTGTTCTTAAAATCTTCCCAGAAGTTCTTCTGTACTGCAAAATCAACCGCCACTGGTCTACCATCAATTTTCAGATTCTTGCTATCCTCAATGGCTTTTTTACAATTGCTGATCTTTTTCATAGTAACAAACGCAAATCCACGTAGTTGACCATTAGGTTTCCTTGGGATTGTAGCTTCCACAACTAACCCATATTTACCAAAGATactttttaatttttcaggATCACGGCAGCTCCATGGCATATTCCGTATTATAATCTTTGGTTTACCCTTCAAAAgtgcatcttcatcatcgtccTCATGGTCGCCCTCATTATGTCTAGCGATATGCACTTCGGCGgcttgttgttgatgttgtgcaccttcatcatttttGCCACTACGGTGTCTCCTTTTGGCAAGATCCACTCTCACTTGATGGCCATTAAGTTTCGTCCTTCTGGCTTGTTTCAATGCTTCCATAGTATCATCTTCTACAGCAAAACtaacaaatccaaatcctcttgatttttgattcttatCCTTGACCAGAACAGCATGCTTGATAGGAGCGAAATTAGAGAAGAACACActtaaatcttcatcagtcGTATTTGGAGGAATTGATCTGACGAAAAGTGTCTTCATATCAACATCACCATCCTGCGCGGCGACTACACCGTTGGTTTTCTTATTAACACCAGCTTCAGCCTCTGAACTCATTTTTCTTTAGTATATCCAGAAGGTACAGCTGATAAAGCAGAATTGAATCTCTGGAATGGATTCAAATAAGCTTATTATGTTTATTCTGTATATATAACTGTCAATAATATACTGTGTGcgatgcgatgagatgagatgcgatgagcttctcaaaatttttcaaggGGTCATTTTAAACgaagttgaaaaaaataaaaatgccAGGAAACTTGTAACCAGACTACCTGATAGAATACATCATCTCTACAATGGATAACATCTATCGTTTCCAGCTCCTGTTGGTATTTGATGGAATTGAGTGATGATTTCATCCCCAAGCAAGATCGGAAAGTTCTGCTAAAAAAGCTCGGCCGCTTGCCCCTGACGGTTTTATGTCATTTGGTTGAGCACTGGAGTCATAAATATGATCCTGCTAATGGGATGAGCCCAGATAAATTGGCTCATATTATGTCTGGctatttgaaaagaagagcTAATCGGAAGACTGTTGTTGCGAGGATTTTGCTCGAATTTTGGCCTCAAGGGTTGTCACTATATCAATTGGCGCAGATCGACTCCTATACGCTTGTACAGAGGCCAAATTTATTATTTTGGAAATCGACCACTGCAATTGATCCTAATGGTATAAAAAAGGTCTTgaatttggatccaaataGTTTCGTTCACAATTTGAAGGAGGATATCCACCGGCTATACCTCTCCCATATATACATCTTTAAGCATCCTGAACTTCCATCGATAATATGTCGAATACAACTTTTTGAACCCCACAATTTGGttgaaaatggaaatgAGCCAAATTTAATTTCTAGAAGCCCTTACTATGTGGTTTTTCCCATGAATTCTCCCAATGTCATACATtcttctgatgatgattccTATGCACAATTGATTCTACAAAGTGTACAAAGAACAATTGCTGAAAAAGATCCCATAGTTTTGAGGCAAAATGATGATCCACCGGTGAAATCCTTAGAGACAATGCACGTTTTGAAAGGTGTATCAagatattcaaattctttgggACCTTGGTCCAAATACGCAGATGCAGATTTCGATATATCTCCATTTGATAATTATGGAAACCATATTTCTGTGAAGGGTAAAAGAGTAGTTACTGGAGtttatgatgatgatgatccaGGATCCAAAAGACAACGGCTAGAAAATATTATGCTACGATTTAAAGGCTCAAAAAAAGGCGTTAAAGCCAAAAAGGCCTACGAAGTTCAACGATTCAACTCCAGGATGCACCATCTACAGAAGGATTTCCCGAAAATGGACGCAGCGGATACGGTATCCAAATATGCCTCTTTGATTCCCGTTAACAAGGTAAATTTCGTAGATAAACAAGATCTATCGGATGATCGAGGTCAAGTTTCTATAAGGTTCAAGTTTCGTGGTAACGATGTCTTTGGTGGATTGCATGAGTTATGTGATGAAGGTAATATAGATATTGATAGAGTTCCTGGTTGGTTAACCGGAGAAAATGGATTAGATTCTGGAACTATTCTAAACGGTGAATTtataaaagaagagaagaggaaagGTGGACTAATCTGACCACAATTCATAATTTGTTCACTAACTCCATGATAAGCGCTCTAAATCGTGTCTCGTTGTTTGGGATAAGTTTATGTAATTCTTTTAGTCCTTGAAtatctttttcctttgccGCTAAATCGATGGCGCTTTGATAATTTTTACAATCCAAATACATCTGTCTTCTCTCTTCATATGATATGCCAGATATCATACTGATGTACGTTGATGCTTCTTTGTTAtgagaatttcttttcaaatagtTGTAAAATGGTTTGTAGCCAATGGGAGACTTTTTAGATATAGCAAATTGGTACAAATCGTCAAATGATTTAGTTTTAACCAACGCCTTACATTTAATGTGCCATAATTTTTTGTCACATATTTTAAATTCCTTTATTAATCCACCCAGATCACGCTCTTGTTTAATTTCTATCAGAGATGCTATAGTTTGGTCAAGTGTTAATCCAACGAAATTATGGTGATACTTATTGCCCAATGCATCTTGATAATCTAGCAGcttatgattttttttcaaaagctcTTTATCTTGTTTTATTAGATTATCGTTTAAAACTTTTCCATATAGTTCTTGAATTTGAGGTAGGAATGGCCTTAGTGATTCTCCCTTGTTGCCCTGTGCTAGAAACAGGTGAGCGAGCTCTATGAAACTGTCCGTTTGTCTAAAATAATCGAACAAAAATTCATGGTTCCCCCTTTGTAGGTATGGGTAAAGTTGGTCTTGTGGCATGTCCAGGATTAGTAACTTGGCTAATTGGGCAGTACTGAGCTTCTTGCGCATGACAAGCAAAACTGATAATGTCAATTCTGGACATTGAAACTTTAGGCATTCTGAGAGAGCTAGAGAATCATCATCTAATTTGAGAAGTTCTAAAACTTTGAGCTCAGGAGATGATTCTAGGAGAGCAAGATCCCTCGCCAGTTGAAATCTTCCTTCCAAAAATGCGCTATGTGCTATTCTCGCCATGGGCGGGTGGCCAACTTTCGGTAATTCCGCATAACGttttttaatcaatttggataattcttcatcatctagTTCAGATGATACCTTAATCTTTGTAGTTGCCCAATGGGCAAAAACCTCAAGTAATTCTTTATGTTCCTTTAGGTTCTCGCAAAGCAGAATACTCTGATAGTACTTGTGGCACATAAGTAATCCTTGGATAATGCCATGGAAAGTGATTGATTTGTATTGTTCATTGGTGACAAAGATACCCATTGTTCTTAAAACGTTTAAAAGGCGAACATTGTCACACGCTTTGACGAATATGTCAGAATCAAATTCCTTGTAAGGCAGAGAAGCCTTACCGAAAGATGCAGCattcaaaagtttctttTGTAGTTGTGGAGAAAATTCTTCCTGTGCAGCATGCATACAATCAAAAATTGctttttccaaatcaattgcattCAAGTTTTCTAATGCTCTGGAAGTTTGAGTCTCTAGAAGGTCCAAAGAATCGAGCAGTATTGCACCGGATTCAGTGGATCCCACACGGAAAATACTAGAAGTGTATTCTGCTATTTTGGAAATAAAATGTATTTTTTCACTGGTGAATATTTTCAATCCATCCACCTCAGTTTTCAAGGCCATAATTTCACTTGGATACCAGAATGCAATGTAAGAGTTGTTGGAACCATACAGTTTAACTTCATCTGAAAATGCGCATGCCACTGTATCGTTACCACACCACATAATAGCTGATGGAATATCATGCACAGCGAATTCCGATTGAGGTGCCTTGGAATCTGTGTAAACTTGTATTTTGTTCAACTTGGCATTGTAAAGAATAACTTTATTTGCCCTAGAAATTACGCATCTATGCCATTGTGAATCCGATAACCATTGGATCAAGCTTTTACGTCTTAAATCTAATTGAAATGTGTGGTTAACGTCTAGTAAAATTATTTTCTTACCATTGCAATCCCAGTGTTCCTTGGTCAATAGGGTAAATCTACCATCATTCCTACAAACTTCTTTAATGGCACCGTCCTTGAGTTTGTATACATCCTGTGTACGTTTTAAAATGATGGCACCATTTTTATAGTCCCAAATGGAATCCTGTAGATTTTCATCCAAAGAAGTTGAATCATATTCCAATGGTGACCAACTGGTAATACGGAATATGGTGGACGGTGTAACGATTATGAGATGGTCTTCAAAGTCAAACTCAATCTTGAGTACTTTACCAAATTGCTTTGAATTCCAACTAGCCAACGTTTCCCCAAAATAGTTGTAAACCTGTATCGTCtcatccaattcaataGCCACTAGAGTAGTAGAAATACTGTATACAACATGCTCCTGTTGAGGCCATTCTAAATTACAAAGCTCTCTAGAGCGAAAGAATACTTTATCTAGTTTCTCCCAATTGAAACTGGGGTTCCTCATGATCAACTAGTGATCCCTTTTACCTTTAGAGTTTGGGTATATAAGTTTTACAAGACCGATTTAAGATAACTTAACTTAACTTTAACCAAAACTTAcaagaagtgaaaaagtaTAAAAGTGCCATGGAGGAGGAGGATATTAAGCCTAACGTCACGCTTGTCTCAAGTGACAACATGGAGTACTCCATTTCCAAGGAAGCCGCTATGGTTTCCCCTACTCTAAGAGTTATGCTGGAGGGGCCTTTTAAAGAGAAGAGTGGTCGAGTAGAGCTACCTGGTATTGAAGGGAATGTGCTGGCTAGAGTGGTTGATTATTTGCAATACAACTTACAGTACAAGTTTGCCAACAAGGATCAAGAAGACATACCTGAATTTGAGATTCCTACAGAGATGGCATTGGAATTACTGCTAGCAGCTGATTATTTGAACGTATAAAAGTTATTTGAGATCATTATAGCATGACAAAATTTACTTTTTTAGTCTTTGCTTTAGATGCATTAACTGGACAATATGGGCACTTGAAAGTGGAGGTACCATTTTTTGATAATCTTTCTAGAGACTTCTTGGACAGAATGTGATGACATGGAAGAGAATAGGGAGGATTTTCCAAAGTAGTCTCCTCCTTTAGCACTGGGCAGATGAAAATCGGATGGAAACGTGTTAAAAACTCAGGCAACTTGACATCAAATGGCAACTCATCCTCTGTAGTCCAATCGACATGAGCGGAAGCTCTAATGGATTTatatttggtaaagaattggaatgaAATAACCCCACTTAAAATAATTAGGAAAAGTGCAGAGTCAAAGGGTAAATTGTTTTGAGCACAGTAATCTTTTGTGAACAGAGAGATGCATTTCTCTTGTTGTAATTGAAGTTTGTTATCAAAATCATCGGCCCTTTTTCCTAGCAATAACTGTGTTAATAGTGGTGATACTTGTGTAATAACTTGATGCTGTCTGTATTTGAAAGCACTATTAGGTATATTTTCAGTCAGATATTTGTAAGTGTTTAATACATCACCATTTTGGAACAGTTGCATAGCATTTAACGTGTAGAGTTCAAACTGTAATAATGAATCATCATGACACCATTCGATACAACTTCTCGTATCCCCATTTTTCAGATCCTGTACTATTTGACCTAATTGAACAAACCTTTCAGAAATATCCTGTGTAACTCCATAAACTTGACCTAAATAATCAATAATTTCTTGCCTCCCATTAACCGGTAAACTCCCCACGTTATATCTTGAGATGTGGAAACTTATTGCCTTATCGATATTAGTCCTTGATTCAGGATGTAATTTATTCACATAAACTTCATCCAAATCAAATTCGTGCAACTTGTTCTGCAAAAATTTGCTAATCTTTGAATGTTGCTGTGATGCGTGCTtataattcttctttattgAATGATCCCATTGCCTGTGGGCcttattcaatttctcaacTACTAAatctttccttcttttgttgccttttttctcatcatcacctttttcaacttcttgaaTATGTTTATTCAAATGagctttcaatttcttgagcTGTGTCTTAAACTCATGAGTTTCCTCTACACATTTGCTGACCAGTGGTTGgccattttcttcatcatacAACCTCTCGATTTCTTGAGAAAGGGATGGTAAAATCACTGACATACTTATTATCCTGTAACTTATCTTCTCGCACCTCTACTTAAACACCTTTGTAAATGAGCTGCAAATCTATTAGCTGAAATGTCCCTATTACAATTTTCACACTGTAGATATTGCGATGATTCCTGCTGCTTGGGTAAACCGTTTATATCCAGTTGATGAGATGGATCGTAACAGTAGGGCTTTAAGTTTGGGTATCTTGATCTGAGTAACTGTTGTTTGGTAGTTTCCTTTGCTACAATATCCTGGATTAGGGTAGTGATCAAGTTATGATATATCCCTTCCGAAACGCTTTCCTTTGTCTCCATGGTTGTTTGTAAggatatatatatatgtatgaAAGTTGACCCCAAGCCCGAATTTTATACATCTTTATACCTTGAAAGGACATATGATGGTAAAAACGATATAATTTCAAACAACAAAATTCCAtacataataataaatagaaataaataaaaatgctGTTAGGACACTTATAGGTATGTACAAATATAGGTGTTCCTTACAACTTAGCTTGTGGAGCAGATGCAAGTTGAAGCTCCTTCTTAATATCAGCAGCTAACTTCTTGTCTACACGAGTGAACATATTGATAACACGTTTTTGGATTTCAGGACATGCACCAGCAACGTGAACACCAATGTTATGAGCTAAGTTTTTCTGTTGACCTGGTTGCTTTGCTAAAACTTTCTGATACAGGATTCTTGGTTGGTAGTAATCGACGTCGCCTGGACTCGTTGCCCAATGGTATGGAACTGCAGGACCGTGCCAAACTTcttgatgttgttgaattGGTCTGTCCTGTTGCACATAGGTGTATTTTTTGGACTGAGCCAAGTAGTTTGGTTCAGAACCAAAATTACCGTTAACGTTCATTGGACCATCCCTAATGGCAGGATTAAAGAAACGAGATGCGTAGGGGCAATTAACTGGAATTTGGTTGAAATTGGCACCTAATCTGTAACGGTGAGCATCCGAATATGCAAATAAACGAGACTGTAACACAGGATCAGCAGATGCTTCTTGATAAGGTACGGTATTACTTGGGGCGAAGGCGGCTTGTTCAACTTGAGCAAAAAAATTCTGTGGATTTTCATTTAGAACTAACTTACCTACACGACGTAGGGGAAATTCATTTTGAGGCCAAACTTTAGTCAAATCAAAAACGCTAAATGGTTGTTTGCTAGCCTGATCTTCAGTCATCGTTTGAATGTAAATTGTCCATGATGGAGGATTacccttttcaatattttcgAATAAATCCTGTTGGCAACAGTCTGGATTTTCACCTGACAATTTAACCGCTTCTTCATTagtcaaatttttaatgcCTTGGTCAGTCTTAATGTGAACCTGCACATAATGCCACTCACCTTTCTTGTTTGACCACTTGTAAGTATGCCCGGAATAACCGTTCATATTTCTGTATGATGCTGGGGTACCACGATCACTAAAAAGAATACACATCTGGTGTACACACACTTGATTTTCTGGAGTTGTTAGGAAATCCCAAAACATATTAGCATCTTTCATGTTGGTCTGAGGATTACGCTTTTGAGTATGGATAAAATGAGGGAACTTGGAGGGGTCtctgatgaaaaagattgGAGTATTATTGTAAACCCAGTCCAGATTACCTTCCTCAGTATAGAATTTAGTTGCAAACCCACGAGGATCTCTGGCGGTATCAGCAGAACCCTTTTCACCACCCACAGTAGAGAAACGAGTTAAACATCTAGTctttttaccaatttcGCTAAACATGGCGGAACCACAGATATCGGTAATATCATCCGTTACTTCAAAGTAACCAAAGGCACCTGAACCATGTGCATGCGGATTTCTCTCTGGAATTCTTTCTCTGTTAAAATGAGCCAATGATTCAATTAATCCAGCATCCTGTAGTAGTAATGGACCGTGGTTACCAACACGTTGGGTAGCAAAAGGTTCATTGATAGGAGCACCTTCCACAGTAGTGACGACCCTGTCGCCTCTCACATCAGAGCTATTAGTGTTATCCTTACCTGACATCCTTAAtatacttttgaaacagCCTTACGTTGCTCTGTGATGAATTCAGTAGCCCTGCTAGCTTGTGATTCCATTCCTTTTATATATGTCCCTTTCTTCAACCAGTCCCCGCCCAGATAAGCGCCTAACCCCGCGAGCGGCAGTTCAGCTATTCAATGCGGTCTCTCCCTTCGTGTCTCGGCATTAACCGAGTGGCTTCCGTTGGGGAGGACAGAACCCGATATTTCCGGATAGTCGGATAAAAGGGCAACGTGGGAAGAACTATTCACATCATACGCACGGAGCTGTACTACAATAAGGTTCAAGATGATTTACAGTCACATATCTGGATGATTCAACCAGTTTTCTTTAATCAGCACGTAACATAATTAACtataaagaaaaatggttAAAGTTACAATAGTTTAGTAGATCATTTCAAGACTTTACCGTCaacaatttctcttggttTACCGTTAACAATAACTGGCTTATCCCAAGCCCACATGTCTTCGACGAAGGCTTTGTCTTCAGGCTTGGTTGCATCCAATTGAGTAAACTTATAAGATTCCCAGTCTGGTGCAACGTCAAAGGCCTTGACATAATCTTGACCTCTGATCATAATGGCACCAACAATACCGTTGTCGTTGTTTTCACCGTAGACCACCATAGAACCAAACATGTATTTAACGGATCCGAATaatctggtgaagaaaCCACCGATTAAATTGTTAGACATAAAAGTTAAGGTCAATTCGTCATTGTATCTGTATTCAACCTTCCACAGAGACCATTCTTCTGGGTTGTAATGTTCCCAGAACCATGGTAGAGCAGTTGGTCTGGTATCGTCATTCATGTATTTTCTCTTCCAATCTTCGAGTGGGAAAGATGATTTACCCAATAATTCCAAGGGGTGCTTAGGTTTCTTCTCTTGAGGTGGTTGTTGAGCAGCAGGAGCTTTCTGGGCTGGTTGTTGCTTTGCTTGTTGCTTTGGTTGttccttcttcttacctTGAGGTGGTTCTAGTGGCTTCtcgatgaatttgaagtcCTTAGTCTCCTCTGCCAAGAATGGAGATTCGATAACAGTTTTGAACCAACGAACAATTGCTGGGTGTTCTTTTCTCCATTGCTCACCAAAGATAAAGTTGAAACCTCTGATGAATATAGCAGCACTAACCAAATCTGCCAAAGAAATCGATTCACTTGCTAAATAGGTGTAATCTCTCAATCTGGCTTCGTAAATGCCAAcgatttcttccaagaagTTAGAAGCATCATCCACATTCTTTTTGATGTAAGGTGCGTCGCCTTTTAGGGGACCAAACACCTTGACCATTGTAGCGATCAAGTCACTGTTTGCCAAAGATTCCcatctcaaaatttgagaTTGAGTCTTGATATCGTCTTCAGCACCTAGCAATTGAGCcttaattttttcatccttGGATAATTTGATCAGATAGTTGTTAATGGCCATC
The genomic region above belongs to Zygosaccharomyces rouxii strain CBS732 chromosome F complete sequence and contains:
- the NOP4 gene encoding mRNA-binding ribosome biosynthesis protein NOP4 (similar to uniprot|P37838 Saccharomyces cerevisiae YPL043W NOP4 Nucleolar protein essential for processing and maturation of 27S pre-rRNA and large ribosomal subunit biogenesis contains four RNA recognition motifs (RRMs)); its protein translation is MSSEAEAGVNKKTNGVVAAQDGDVDMKTLFVRSIPPNTTDEDLSVFFSNFAPIKHAVLVKDKNQKSRGFGFVSFAVEDDTMEALKQARRTKLNGHQVRVDLAKRRHRSGKNDEGAQHQQQAAEVHIARHNEGDHEDDDEDALLKGKPKIIIRNMPWSCRDPEKLKSIFGKYGLVVEATIPRKPNGQLRGFAFVTMKKISNCKKAIEDSKNLKIDGRPVAVDFAVQKNFWEDFKNKQEEAEDEQESEAESEESGESESEEQNENSDDKSDNAEVELSSDEEVNEEEEEEEEEEEEEAKTPRKPLNRTEEYSVFVKNVPYDATEESLAEHFEKFGPVKYALPVIDRETGLARGTAFIAFRNKQSYDYCLKNAPAAGATSLLIGDDVLPEYVYEGRVLSILPTLKREQADFMAEKNANKRKEALGKAPGEKDRRSLYLLNEGKVLEGSKLAALLSEKDMEVRNASYNLRVEQLKKNPSLHLSLTRLAIRNLPRSMNDKALKALARKAVVQFAAEVKSGVRHPLSKEEIVRSTKEKYRHMTDEEIEHQKKKDKKHGVVKQAKVINEVKGSSKGRSRGYGFVEFKDHKHALMGLRWMNVHQVTKGEILEGLNEEERKYADLDQKASRRLCVEFAIENASVLKRRRERVKQAREPSNKRDEKGNLIKDTNSNQDTSSTQDTKSSNDDNKSSQKRNRTDSGLSDDTKRLIGIKRKKRHNKK
- the RMD5 gene encoding ubiquitin-protein ligase RMD5 (similar to uniprot|Q12508 Saccharomyces cerevisiae YDR255C RMD5 Cytosolic protein required for sporulation also required for the ubiquitination of the gluconeogenetic enzyme fructose-1 6-bisphosphatase which is degraded rapidly after the switch from gluconeogenesis to glycolysis), which encodes MSVILPSLSQEIERLYDEENGQPLVSKCVEETHEFKTQLKKLKAHLNKHIQEVEKGDDEKKGNKRRKDLVVEKLNKAHRQWDHSIKKNYKHASQQHSKISKFLQNKLHEFDLDEVYVNKLHPESRTNIDKAISFHISRYNVGSLPVNGRQEIIDYLGQVYGVTQDISERFVQLGQIVQDLKNGDTRSCIEWCHDDSLLQFELYTLNAMQLFQNGDVLNTYKYLTENIPNSAFKYRQHQVITQVSPLLTQLLLGKRADDFDNKLQLQQEKCISLFTKDYCAQNNLPFDSALFLIILSGVISFQFFTKYKSIRASAHVDWTTEDELPFDVKLPEFLTRFHPIFICPVLKEETTLENPPYSLPCHHILSKKSLERLSKNGTSTFKCPYCPVNASKAKTKKVNFVML
- the ELC1 gene encoding elongin C (similar to uniprot|O13292 Saccharomyces cerevisiae YPL046C ELC1 Elongin C forms heterodimer with Ela1p that participates in transcription elongation expression dramatically upregulated during sporulation widely conserved among eukaryotes); translation: MEEEDIKPNVTLVSSDNMEYSISKEAAMVSPTLRVMLEGPFKEKSGRVELPGIEGNVLARVVDYLQYNLQYKFANKDQEDIPEFEIPTEMALELLLAADYLNV
- the CHL4 gene encoding Chl4p (similar to uniprot|P38907 Saccharomyces cerevisiae YDR254W CHL4 Outer kinetochore protein required for chromosome stability interacts with kinetochore proteins Ctf19p Ctf3p and Iml3p exhibits a two-hybrid interaction with Mif2p association with CEN DNA requires Ctf19p) — its product is MELSDDFIPKQDRKVLLKKLGRLPLTVLCHLVEHWSHKYDPANGMSPDKLAHIMSGYLKRRANRKTVVARILLEFWPQGLSLYQLAQIDSYTLVQRPNLLFWKSTTAIDPNGIKKVLNLDPNSFVHNLKEDIHRLYLSHIYIFKHPELPSIICRIQLFEPHNLVENGNEPNLISRSPYYVVFPMNSPNVIHSSDDDSYAQLILQSVQRTIAEKDPIVLRQNDDPPVKSLETMHVLKGVSRYSNSLGPWSKYADADFDISPFDNYGNHISVKGKRVVTGVYDDDDPGSKRQRLENIMLRFKGSKKGVKAKKAYEVQRFNSRMHHLQKDFPKMDAADTVSKYASLIPVNKVNFVDKQDLSDDRGQVSIRFKFRGNDVFGGLHELCDEGNIDIDRVPGWLTGENGLDSGTILNGEFIKEEKRKGGLI
- the SGF11 gene encoding SAGA histone acetyltransferase complex subunit SGF11 (highly similar to uniprot|Q03067 Saccharomyces cerevisiae YPL047W SGF11 11kDa subunit of the SAGA histone acetyltransferase complex involved in regulation of transcription of a subset of SAGA-regulated genes), translating into METKESVSEGIYHNLITTLIQDIVAKETTKQQLLRSRYPNLKPYCYDPSHQLDINGLPKQQESSQYLQCENCNRDISANRFAAHLQRCLSRGARR
- the VPS16 gene encoding tethering complex subunit VPS16 (similar to uniprot|Q03308 Saccharomyces cerevisiae YPL045W VPS16 Vacuolar sorting protein), translating into MRNPSFNWEKLDKVFFRSRELCNLEWPQQEHVVYSISTTLVAIELDETIQVYNYFGETLASWNSKQFGKVLKIEFDFEDHLIIVTPSTIFRITSWSPLEYDSTSLDENLQDSIWDYKNGAIILKRTQDVYKLKDGAIKEVCRNDGRFTLLTKEHWDCNGKKIILLDVNHTFQLDLRRKSLIQWLSDSQWHRCVISRANKVILYNAKLNKIQVYTDSKAPQSEFAVHDIPSAIMWCGNDTVACAFSDEVKLYGSNNSYIAFWYPSEIMALKTEVDGLKIFTSEKIHFISKIAEYTSSIFRVGSTESGAILLDSLDLLETQTSRALENLNAIDLEKAIFDCMHAAQEEFSPQLQKKLLNAASFGKASLPYKEFDSDIFVKACDNVRLLNVLRTMGIFVTNEQYKSITFHGIIQGLLMCHKYYQSILLCENLKEHKELLEVFAHWATTKIKVSSELDDEELSKLIKKRYAELPKVGHPPMARIAHSAFLEGRFQLARDLALLESSPELKVLELLKLDDDSLALSECLKFQCPELTLSVLLVMRKKLSTAQLAKLLILDMPQDQLYPYLQRGNHEFLFDYFRQTDSFIELAHLFLAQGNKGESLRPFLPQIQELYGKVLNDNLIKQDKELLKKNHKLLDYQDALGNKYHHNFVGLTLDQTIASLIEIKQERDLGGLIKEFKICDKKLWHIKCKALVKTKSFDDLYQFAISKKSPIGYKPFYNYLKRNSHNKEASTYISMISGISYEERRQMYLDCKNYQSAIDLAAKEKDIQGLKELHKLIPNNETRFRALIMELVNKL
- the CTA1 gene encoding catalase A (highly similar to uniprot|P15202 Saccharomyces cerevisiae YDR256C CTA1 Catalase A breaks down hydrogen peroxide in the peroxisomal matrix formed by acyl-CoA oxidase (Pox1p) during fatty acid beta-oxidation) — encoded protein: MSGKDNTNSSDVRGDRVVTTVEGAPINEPFATQRVGNHGPLLLQDAGLIESLAHFNRERIPERNPHAHGSGAFGYFEVTDDITDICGSAMFSEIGKKTRCLTRFSTVGGEKGSADTARDPRGFATKFYTEEGNLDWVYNNTPIFFIRDPSKFPHFIHTQKRNPQTNMKDANMFWDFLTTPENQVCVHQMCILFSDRGTPASYRNMNGYSGHTYKWSNKKGEWHYVQVHIKTDQGIKNLTNEEAVKLSGENPDCCQQDLFENIEKGNPPSWTIYIQTMTEDQASKQPFSVFDLTKVWPQNEFPLRRVGKLVLNENPQNFFAQVEQAAFAPSNTVPYQEASADPVLQSRLFAYSDAHRYRLGANFNQIPVNCPYASRFFNPAIRDGPMNVNGNFGSEPNYLAQSKKYTYVQQDRPIQQHQEVWHGPAVPYHWATSPGDVDYYQPRILYQKVLAKQPGQQKNLAHNIGVHVAGACPEIQKRVINMFTRVDKKLAADIKKELQLASAPQAKL